The following are encoded together in the Xanthobacter autotrophicus Py2 genome:
- a CDS encoding Histidinol dehydrogenase (PFAM: histidinol dehydrogenase~KEGG: bms:BR0252 histidinol dehydrogenase): MPIRLITEQPDFPERFTTFLGSKREASVDVQEQVATIIADVRARGDDALIDLSRTFDRVDLAKLGLRVTDAELDAALASIPPETREALAFAKARIESHHARQKPADDSYRDAAGVVLGHRWTSVDAVGLYVPGGTAAYPSSVLMNAVPAQVAGVPRIVMVVPAPDGEIAPLVLAAARLAGVHEVYRVGGAQAVAALAYGTQTIQPVDKIVGPGNAYVAAAKRQVFGKVGIDMVAGPSEVLILADGNASADWIAADLLAQAEHDTAAQSILITDSHELADQVEKAVEGMLATLPRVAIASASWRDHGAIILVPDLASAIPLVDRIAPEHLEIHAANADALAAKVRHAGAIFVGAFTPEAIGDYVGGTNHVLPTARSARFSSGLSVLDFMKRTSILKLDAGALEQLGPAAVRLAAVERLDAHGRSVSIRTNR, encoded by the coding sequence ATGCCGATCCGCCTCATCACAGAACAACCCGATTTTCCCGAGCGTTTCACCACCTTCCTCGGCTCCAAGCGCGAGGCCTCGGTGGACGTGCAGGAACAGGTGGCCACCATCATCGCCGACGTGCGCGCGCGGGGCGATGATGCTCTCATCGATCTGTCGCGCACCTTCGACCGGGTGGACCTTGCGAAGCTCGGCCTGCGCGTGACCGACGCGGAGCTGGACGCGGCCCTCGCCTCCATCCCGCCGGAAACCCGCGAAGCCCTCGCCTTCGCCAAGGCGCGCATCGAATCCCATCATGCCCGCCAGAAGCCGGCCGACGACAGCTATCGCGACGCCGCCGGCGTCGTGCTGGGCCATCGCTGGACCAGCGTGGACGCGGTGGGCCTGTACGTGCCCGGCGGTACCGCGGCCTATCCCTCGTCCGTGCTCATGAATGCGGTGCCGGCGCAGGTCGCGGGCGTGCCGCGCATCGTCATGGTGGTTCCGGCCCCCGATGGCGAGATCGCGCCTTTGGTGCTTGCGGCGGCGCGCCTTGCCGGCGTGCACGAGGTCTATCGCGTTGGAGGCGCCCAGGCGGTGGCGGCACTGGCCTATGGCACGCAGACCATCCAGCCGGTGGACAAGATCGTCGGCCCCGGCAACGCCTATGTGGCGGCCGCCAAGCGGCAGGTGTTCGGCAAGGTGGGCATCGACATGGTGGCCGGCCCCTCCGAGGTGCTGATCCTCGCCGACGGGAACGCCAGCGCCGACTGGATCGCCGCCGACCTCCTCGCCCAGGCCGAGCACGACACCGCCGCCCAGTCCATCCTCATCACCGATTCGCACGAGCTGGCGGACCAGGTGGAGAAGGCGGTGGAGGGCATGCTGGCGACCCTGCCGCGCGTGGCCATCGCCTCCGCCTCGTGGCGCGACCATGGTGCCATCATCCTGGTGCCAGACCTCGCCTCCGCCATTCCGCTGGTGGACCGCATCGCGCCGGAGCACCTGGAGATCCACGCCGCCAACGCGGACGCGCTTGCGGCCAAGGTACGGCATGCGGGGGCGATCTTCGTGGGCGCCTTCACGCCGGAGGCCATCGGCGATTACGTCGGCGGCACCAACCACGTGCTCCCCACCGCCCGCTCGGCGCGCTTCTCCTCGGGCCTGTCCGTGCTCGATTTCATGAAGCGCACCTCCATCCTGAAGCTCGACGCCGGCGCGCTGGAACAGCTCGGGCCGGCGGCCGTGCGCCTTGCGGCGGTGGAGCGGCTCGATGCCCACGGGCGGTCTGTCTCCATCCGCACCAACAGATGA
- a CDS encoding conserved hypothetical protein (KEGG: bov:BOV_0271 hypothetical protein) translates to MCAACQKGSIAMENLKLIALDDEDLAIFSAHLQDAVVKTVDMGFLPRLQRFAMVLNRFDWDQQVCANETVRRRTGLHFERVRDVKCRNMEEARRTGVLNLLAVTFIPGELPSGFVLLTFSGGAEVRLEVECIEAGMRDLGPAWGCTHAPKHPVPEDVAQSKGSAA, encoded by the coding sequence ATGTGCGCTGCATGCCAGAAAGGCAGCATCGCCATGGAAAATCTGAAGCTCATCGCCCTCGACGACGAGGATCTCGCCATTTTTTCCGCCCATCTGCAGGATGCGGTGGTGAAGACGGTCGACATGGGGTTCCTGCCGCGGCTGCAGCGCTTCGCCATGGTGCTGAACCGCTTCGACTGGGACCAGCAGGTCTGCGCCAACGAGACCGTGCGCCGGCGCACCGGCCTGCATTTCGAGCGGGTGCGCGACGTGAAGTGTCGCAACATGGAGGAGGCGCGCCGCACCGGCGTGCTCAATCTCCTGGCCGTCACCTTCATCCCGGGTGAGTTGCCCTCGGGCTTCGTTCTGCTCACCTTCTCCGGCGGCGCGGAAGTGCGGCTTGAGGTGGAGTGCATCGAGGCCGGCATGCGGGACCTCGGACCTGCCTGGGGGTGCACCCATGCGCCCAAGCACCCGGTGCCGGAAGACGTGGCGCAATCCAAGGGTTCCGCTGCTTGA
- a CDS encoding conserved hypothetical protein (KEGG: yps:YPTB3849 hypothetical protein), whose translation MRIFGPLWRGSKRAVKLFALLVAAVVLTIFVVRAVDSQRGPPLEPWHTFVPPELSRSALAKADLAQYLAAEDKAFAAVEAKVTQKLPPTDRVRFNRYYDASPIYPGRFAQDFNRTYVLEPKGAPEGAAVFLHGLTDSPYSHRHLAKLYADHGFVAIVLRLPGHGTVPGALTETDYEDWIAATRLAMREARHRVGPDKPVHIVGYSNGGALALMHALDALDDPSLVAPSRIVLMSPMVGVTEFARFAGLAGLPSIFPAFAKAAWLNLIPEFNPFKYNSFPVHAARQSFLLTQALQENITRHSRSGRLSGLAPVLTFQSVLDHTVSTRAVIDDLHARLDDNGSELVLFDINRGGHFEELLTVNAGTTLGRLLPPAPRRFRTAVIANASTTSEAMEVRETPANATEETRRPLSITYPDDVYSLSHVAIPFPLSDGLYGLEPDLSDTFGIRLGDIAARGEFGSLVVGMDMLVRMSSNPFFPYLAERVAAGLPPAR comes from the coding sequence ATGAGGATTTTCGGCCCGCTGTGGCGGGGCTCAAAGCGCGCGGTGAAGCTGTTCGCCCTGCTGGTGGCCGCCGTCGTCCTCACCATCTTCGTGGTGCGGGCCGTTGACAGCCAGCGCGGACCGCCGCTGGAGCCGTGGCATACCTTCGTGCCGCCGGAACTCAGCCGCAGCGCGCTGGCGAAGGCCGACCTTGCCCAATATCTTGCGGCCGAGGACAAGGCGTTCGCCGCCGTCGAGGCCAAGGTGACGCAGAAGCTGCCCCCCACCGACCGGGTGCGCTTCAACCGCTATTATGACGCCAGCCCCATCTATCCCGGCCGCTTCGCCCAGGATTTCAACCGCACCTATGTGCTGGAGCCCAAAGGCGCGCCGGAGGGGGCGGCGGTGTTCCTCCACGGCCTCACCGATTCGCCCTACAGCCACCGGCACCTGGCCAAGCTCTATGCCGATCACGGCTTCGTCGCCATCGTGCTGCGCCTGCCGGGCCACGGCACCGTGCCCGGCGCCCTCACCGAGACCGATTACGAGGACTGGATCGCCGCCACCCGCCTCGCCATGCGCGAGGCCCGCCACCGCGTCGGGCCGGACAAGCCGGTGCATATCGTCGGCTATTCCAATGGCGGGGCGCTGGCGCTCATGCATGCGCTGGACGCGCTGGACGATCCTTCGCTGGTGGCGCCGTCCCGCATCGTGCTGATGTCGCCCATGGTGGGAGTGACGGAGTTCGCCCGCTTCGCCGGCCTCGCCGGCCTGCCGTCCATCTTCCCCGCCTTCGCCAAGGCGGCGTGGCTGAACCTCATTCCCGAGTTCAACCCGTTCAAATACAATTCATTTCCGGTGCATGCGGCGCGTCAGTCCTTCCTCCTGACGCAGGCGCTGCAGGAGAACATCACGCGCCATTCGCGCTCCGGGCGCCTGTCCGGCCTCGCTCCGGTGCTCACCTTCCAGTCGGTGCTGGACCATACCGTGAGCACCCGCGCGGTGATCGACGACCTGCACGCCCGCCTCGACGACAATGGCAGCGAGCTGGTGCTGTTCGACATCAATCGCGGCGGGCATTTCGAGGAATTGCTGACGGTCAATGCCGGGACCACCCTCGGCCGCCTGCTGCCGCCGGCGCCGCGCCGGTTCCGCACGGCGGTCATCGCCAATGCCTCCACCACCAGTGAGGCCATGGAGGTGCGCGAAACCCCCGCCAACGCCACCGAGGAGACGAGGCGCCCGCTCTCGATTACCTATCCGGACGATGTCTATTCCCTGTCCCACGTGGCGATCCCGTTCCCGCTCTCCGACGGGCTCTACGGGCTGGAGCCGGACCTTTCCGACACCTTCGGCATAAGGCTCGGCGACATCGCCGCCCGGGGAGAATTCGGATCGCTGGTGGTGGGCATGGACATGCTGGTGCGCATGTCCTCCAATCCCTTCTTCCCTTACCTCGCCGAGCGGGTGGCGGCCGGACTGCCCCCCGCCCGGTAG
- a CDS encoding conserved hypothetical protein (KEGG: rpe:RPE_1217 hypothetical protein), translating to MTVTEDTLLFIEENKRRYAELKAAGQKHAPKALPGPTPRDGSPIPEGAVLHAETIPGGWYWSTPLKAGEALRIRLPHGPAAVSMIAWAAGDKSERLNYADTVKVQWTSALGKGRVLFSDMGRVMFSLIEDTTGFHDALVGGSTAASNRARYGEKALRNTRDNFILAAGKLGYDKRDIPPALTFFAPVRTDADGVFHWLEGKRQTGDFVDLRAEMDLVVALSNCPHPLDPEPDYAPPAVEAIRFRAPAPAADDLCRTATIEAVRGFENNAR from the coding sequence ATGACCGTCACCGAGGACACCCTCCTCTTCATCGAAGAGAACAAGCGCCGCTATGCCGAATTGAAGGCCGCCGGCCAGAAGCATGCGCCGAAGGCCCTGCCGGGCCCGACGCCGCGCGATGGCTCGCCTATCCCCGAAGGCGCCGTGCTCCACGCCGAGACCATTCCCGGCGGCTGGTACTGGTCGACGCCGCTCAAGGCCGGCGAGGCCCTGCGCATCCGCCTGCCTCATGGCCCGGCGGCGGTCTCCATGATCGCCTGGGCGGCCGGCGACAAGAGCGAGCGGCTGAACTATGCCGATACGGTGAAGGTCCAGTGGACCTCGGCGCTCGGCAAGGGCCGCGTGCTGTTCTCCGACATGGGCCGGGTGATGTTCTCCCTGATCGAGGACACCACCGGCTTCCACGATGCCTTGGTGGGCGGCTCCACCGCCGCCTCCAACCGCGCCCGCTACGGCGAGAAGGCGCTGCGCAACACCCGCGACAACTTCATCCTCGCCGCCGGCAAGCTCGGCTACGACAAGCGCGACATCCCCCCGGCCCTGACCTTCTTCGCGCCCGTGCGCACCGATGCGGACGGCGTCTTCCACTGGCTGGAGGGCAAGCGCCAGACGGGCGACTTCGTCGACCTGCGCGCCGAGATGGACCTCGTCGTCGCCTTGTCCAACTGCCCCCATCCCCTGGACCCGGAGCCCGACTACGCGCCGCCCGCCGTGGAGGCCATCCGCTTCCGCGCGCCCGCGCCGGCCGCGGACGACCTGTGCCGCACCGCCACCATCGAAGCCGTCCGCGGCTTCGAGAACAACGCGCGCTGA
- a CDS encoding NLPA lipoprotein (PFAM: NLPA lipoprotein~KEGG: rpd:RPD_2183 putative taurine transport system protein) — MHTAFSFSAQRLKSFAVRALGAAAVVGLALAAQPAAAAPKKEFKVAWSIYVGWMPWGYANDTGIVKKWADKYGIKIDVVQFNDYVESINQYTAGAFDALTVTNMDALSVPAAGGVDTTAVIVGDFSNGNDAVILKGKKELSAIKGQKVNLVEFSVSHYLLARALESIKLKERDVKVVNTSDADMVAAFKTKDVTSVVTWNPLVSEILADKNAHSVFDSSKIPGEIMDLMVANSDTLKDNPDFGKALVGIWYETTALFTADTEAGKAARAAMGKASGSDLAGFDSQLAATKLFAKASDAVEFVRSPAVGTTMDRVRKFLFEKNLLGSNAKSADAVGIALADGKVLGDAKNVKFRFVDTWMALAADGKL, encoded by the coding sequence ATGCACACTGCGTTCTCGTTCTCAGCTCAACGCCTGAAATCCTTCGCCGTCCGCGCCCTTGGCGCCGCCGCCGTGGTGGGCCTGGCGCTCGCCGCCCAGCCGGCCGCCGCCGCGCCCAAGAAGGAATTCAAGGTCGCCTGGTCCATCTATGTGGGCTGGATGCCGTGGGGCTATGCCAACGACACCGGCATCGTGAAGAAGTGGGCGGACAAGTACGGCATCAAGATCGATGTCGTGCAGTTCAACGACTACGTGGAAAGCATCAACCAGTACACGGCCGGCGCCTTCGACGCCCTCACCGTCACCAACATGGATGCCCTCTCCGTGCCCGCCGCCGGCGGCGTGGACACCACCGCCGTCATCGTCGGCGACTTCTCCAACGGCAACGACGCCGTGATCCTGAAGGGCAAGAAGGAGCTTTCGGCCATCAAGGGCCAGAAGGTGAACCTCGTGGAGTTCTCCGTCTCGCACTACCTGCTCGCCCGCGCCCTCGAGAGCATCAAGCTGAAGGAGCGCGACGTGAAGGTGGTGAACACCTCCGACGCTGACATGGTCGCCGCCTTCAAGACCAAGGACGTGACCTCGGTGGTCACCTGGAACCCGCTGGTGTCCGAGATCCTGGCCGACAAGAACGCCCACAGCGTGTTCGACTCGTCCAAGATCCCCGGCGAGATCATGGACCTGATGGTCGCGAACTCCGACACGCTCAAGGACAACCCGGACTTCGGAAAGGCACTGGTGGGCATCTGGTACGAGACCACGGCCCTGTTCACCGCCGACACCGAGGCCGGCAAGGCAGCACGGGCCGCCATGGGCAAGGCCTCCGGCTCGGACCTCGCCGGCTTCGACAGCCAACTCGCCGCCACCAAGCTCTTCGCCAAGGCGTCGGACGCGGTGGAGTTCGTGCGCTCCCCGGCCGTCGGCACCACCATGGATCGGGTGCGCAAGTTCCTGTTCGAGAAGAACCTGCTCGGCTCCAACGCCAAGTCCGCCGACGCGGTGGGCATCGCGCTGGCCGACGGCAAGGTGCTGGGCGACGCCAAGAACGTGAAGTTCCGCTTCGTCGACACCTGGATGGCGCTCGCCGCCGACGGGAAGCTCTGA
- a CDS encoding protein of unknown function UPF0118 (PFAM: protein of unknown function UPF0118~KEGG: mlo:mlr6726 hypothetical protein), whose translation MKFPVGLAAAILVFAALYVADTLIVPVAFAVFVIAVVYPLQSVLEKRLPKLLAVLATLVITLAVVGGVSSVVVWGFSHVATWVFQNTARFQVLYGQAATWLEGHGFVLAGLWAEHFDVRWLLRVFQDISGRLQGLASFLVFTFVYVLLGLLEVDAAKSQVLRLGRTGRAPHLPAALADTAAKLQKYMAVRTLMSIATGAVVWVFTLTAGLELAIAWGAIAFAMNYIPFIGPFVATLLPALFALAQFESWEMALFVFACLNVIQFLSGSYLEPRLAGKALAVSPFLVLFSVFFWAFLWGIAGAFIGVPILIAVLTICAHHPSSRYVAELFSGQTVPEEI comes from the coding sequence ATGAAGTTTCCGGTCGGTCTCGCCGCGGCGATCCTGGTCTTTGCCGCCCTCTATGTGGCGGATACGCTGATCGTGCCGGTGGCCTTCGCGGTGTTCGTCATCGCCGTGGTCTACCCGCTCCAGTCCGTGCTGGAGAAACGCCTGCCGAAGCTGCTGGCGGTGTTGGCCACCCTCGTCATCACCCTGGCGGTGGTGGGCGGGGTGTCGTCGGTGGTGGTGTGGGGCTTCAGCCATGTGGCGACCTGGGTGTTCCAGAACACCGCCCGCTTCCAGGTGCTCTATGGCCAGGCCGCCACATGGCTGGAAGGCCATGGCTTCGTGCTGGCGGGCTTGTGGGCCGAGCATTTTGACGTGCGCTGGCTGCTGCGGGTGTTCCAGGATATCTCCGGCCGCCTGCAGGGGCTGGCGAGCTTCCTCGTCTTTACCTTTGTCTACGTGCTGCTCGGCCTGCTGGAGGTGGATGCGGCGAAAAGCCAGGTGCTGCGGCTCGGCCGCACCGGGCGGGCGCCGCACCTGCCCGCGGCCCTCGCGGACACGGCGGCCAAGCTGCAGAAATACATGGCGGTGCGCACCCTCATGAGCATCGCCACCGGCGCGGTGGTGTGGGTGTTCACCCTCACCGCCGGGTTGGAACTGGCCATCGCCTGGGGCGCCATCGCCTTCGCCATGAACTACATCCCGTTCATCGGCCCGTTCGTGGCGACGCTGCTGCCGGCCCTGTTTGCCCTTGCCCAGTTCGAATCCTGGGAAATGGCCCTGTTCGTCTTCGCCTGCCTGAACGTGATCCAGTTCCTCTCCGGCTCCTATCTGGAGCCGCGTCTCGCCGGCAAGGCGCTGGCGGTGTCGCCGTTCCTGGTGCTGTTCTCGGTGTTCTTCTGGGCCTTCCTGTGGGGCATCGCGGGGGCCTTCATCGGCGTGCCGATCCTCATCGCGGTCCTCACCATCTGCGCCCACCATCCCTCGTCCCGCTACGTGGCGGAACTATTCTCCGGCCAGACGGTCCCCGAGGAGATCTGA
- a CDS encoding protein tyrosine phosphatase (PFAM: low molecular weight phosphotyrosine protein phosphatase~KEGG: nwi:Nwi_0249 low molecular weight phosphotyrosine protein phosphatase), protein MEPPAAPKRSARPQSVLFMCGQNVVRSVMAQALAKHLFGKSIYVASAGVIAGDVDPFVTAVLDEIGLDVKKHRPQSVEDLEEYEGLSFDLAITLSPDAHHRALELTRTNALGVEYWPTPDPSRESGNREQRLDAYRTVRDELEQRIRARFRQP, encoded by the coding sequence ATGGAGCCGCCTGCGGCACCCAAGCGCTCGGCGCGGCCGCAATCGGTTCTCTTCATGTGTGGACAGAATGTGGTGCGCTCGGTGATGGCGCAGGCGTTGGCCAAGCACCTGTTCGGCAAATCCATCTATGTGGCATCGGCCGGCGTGATCGCGGGCGATGTCGACCCCTTCGTCACCGCGGTGCTTGATGAAATCGGCCTCGATGTGAAGAAGCATCGGCCGCAGAGCGTGGAGGACCTTGAGGAATATGAGGGCCTCAGCTTCGACCTCGCCATCACCCTCTCGCCGGATGCCCACCACCGCGCGCTGGAGCTGACCCGCACCAACGCCCTGGGCGTGGAATACTGGCCGACCCCCGATCCCTCGCGCGAGTCCGGCAATCGCGAGCAGCGCCTCGACGCCTACCGCACGGTACGCGACGAACTGGAGCAGCGCATCCGCGCCCGTTTCCGCCAACCCTGA
- a CDS encoding conserved hypothetical protein (PFAM: conserved hypothetical protein~KEGG: bmb:BruAb1_0279 hypothetical protein) codes for MSDKPDARPSARLSAVTLDDASIGHSSADIDHERATAIWDLIEDNSFAPCGDPGEGPYTLHISLMESRLVLDIKRESGEQVVQHHLSLTPFRKVVKDYFLVCESYYNAIRSASPSQIEAIDMGRRGLHNEGSTLLQERLEGKVDLDFDSARRLFTLICALHWKG; via the coding sequence ATGAGCGACAAGCCGGATGCGCGCCCCTCAGCCCGCCTCAGCGCGGTGACGCTCGACGACGCCTCCATCGGCCATTCCAGCGCCGACATCGACCACGAGCGCGCCACCGCCATCTGGGACCTCATCGAGGACAACAGCTTCGCCCCGTGCGGCGATCCGGGGGAGGGGCCCTATACGCTGCATATCTCGCTGATGGAGAGCCGCCTGGTGCTGGACATCAAGCGCGAGAGCGGCGAGCAGGTGGTGCAGCACCACCTGTCCCTCACCCCCTTCCGGAAGGTGGTGAAGGACTATTTCCTCGTCTGCGAGAGCTATTACAACGCCATCCGGTCCGCTTCGCCGAGCCAGATCGAGGCCATCGACATGGGCCGGCGCGGTCTCCACAACGAGGGCTCGACGCTGCTGCAAGAGCGCCTCGAGGGCAAGGTCGATCTGGATTTCGACAGCGCCCGGCGCCTGTTCACGCTCATCTGCGCCCTGCACTGGAAAGGCTGA
- a CDS encoding binding-protein-dependent transport systems inner membrane component (PFAM: binding-protein-dependent transport systems inner membrane component~KEGG: rpd:RPD_2184 binding-protein-dependent transport systems inner membrane component) — translation MRLVNVRPDRGTALFLAILPFALVILAYVLGSAERLSANPDDKLLPSLVSLGDAIIKVAFTADARTGDYLLWTDTLASLERLFSALAISTAIALLVGVLVGMLPIVRSFLAPFVAMVSMVPPLALLPILFIVMGLGEASKIALITIGITPYLIRDLAMRVEELPREQMIKAQTLGASTWQMALRVVLPQILPRLMDGLRLSLGPAFLFLIAAEAIASDSGLGYRIFLVRRYLAMDVILPYVAWITLLAVAMDFALVRARRFFFPWFGAAK, via the coding sequence ATGCGCCTTGTAAACGTCAGGCCGGATCGGGGAACGGCGCTGTTCCTCGCCATCCTGCCCTTTGCCCTCGTCATACTCGCCTATGTGCTGGGTTCGGCCGAGCGCCTGTCCGCCAACCCCGACGACAAGCTCCTGCCGAGCCTCGTGTCGCTGGGCGATGCCATCATCAAGGTGGCCTTCACGGCGGATGCCCGCACCGGCGACTATCTGTTGTGGACCGATACGCTGGCGAGCCTGGAACGCCTGTTCTCGGCGCTGGCCATCTCCACCGCCATCGCCCTTCTCGTCGGCGTGCTGGTGGGCATGCTACCTATCGTCCGGTCGTTCCTCGCGCCGTTCGTCGCCATGGTGTCCATGGTGCCGCCGCTGGCGCTTTTGCCCATCCTGTTCATCGTGATGGGGCTGGGCGAAGCCTCCAAGATCGCGCTCATCACCATCGGCATCACGCCCTATCTCATCCGCGACCTCGCCATGCGGGTGGAGGAGCTGCCGCGCGAGCAGATGATCAAGGCGCAGACGCTGGGCGCTTCCACCTGGCAGATGGCACTGCGGGTGGTGTTGCCGCAGATCCTGCCCCGCCTCATGGACGGGCTGCGCCTGTCGCTGGGGCCGGCCTTCCTGTTCCTCATCGCGGCGGAGGCCATCGCCTCGGACAGCGGCCTTGGCTACCGGATCTTCCTGGTGCGGCGCTATCTCGCCATGGATGTGATCCTGCCCTACGTCGCCTGGATCACGCTGCTTGCCGTGGCCATGGATTTCGCGCTGGTGCGCGCCCGCCGCTTCTTCTTCCCCTGGTTCGGAGCCGCGAAATGA
- a CDS encoding ABC transporter related (PFAM: ABC transporter related~SMART: AAA ATPase~KEGG: rpa:RPA1408 putative ABC transporter protein), translating to MTAISVHHLWKEYGDQIVLEDISLDFTPRSFIALVGPSGCGKTTFLRILLSEETVTRGEVLIDGKPIAREPGADRGVVFQRYSVFPHLTVLGNVVLAAEMEEAPFTGRLFGPRRRQVEEEARALIEEVGLKGAEDKYPAALSGGMQQRLALAQAIMRKPKILLLDEPFGALDPGIRADIHQLMLKLWNSCEMTVVMVTHDLKEAFTLATRIIAFERRRNRPEEKARYGATIAKDIEVWPTRIAGKTRQASPTPGRDDPAIPSGPGRDDPALQTA from the coding sequence ATGACTGCCATCTCCGTGCACCACCTGTGGAAGGAATATGGCGACCAGATCGTGCTGGAGGACATCTCCCTCGATTTCACGCCGCGCTCCTTCATCGCCCTCGTCGGTCCGTCCGGCTGCGGCAAGACCACCTTCCTGCGCATCCTGCTCTCGGAAGAGACCGTGACCCGCGGCGAGGTGCTGATCGACGGCAAGCCCATCGCCCGCGAGCCGGGCGCCGACCGGGGCGTGGTGTTCCAGCGCTATTCGGTGTTCCCGCACCTCACCGTGCTGGGCAACGTGGTGCTGGCCGCCGAGATGGAGGAAGCCCCCTTCACCGGCCGCCTGTTCGGCCCCCGCCGCCGTCAGGTGGAGGAGGAGGCCCGCGCCCTCATCGAAGAGGTGGGCCTGAAGGGCGCCGAGGACAAATATCCCGCGGCCCTGTCCGGCGGCATGCAGCAGCGCCTGGCGCTGGCGCAGGCCATCATGCGCAAGCCCAAGATCCTGCTGCTGGACGAGCCGTTCGGCGCGCTCGATCCCGGCATCCGCGCCGACATCCACCAGCTCATGCTGAAGCTGTGGAACAGCTGCGAAATGACCGTGGTGATGGTGACCCACGACCTGAAAGAGGCGTTCACCCTCGCCACCCGCATCATCGCCTTCGAGCGACGCCGCAACCGGCCGGAGGAGAAGGCCCGCTACGGCGCCACCATCGCCAAGGACATCGAGGTCTGGCCGACCCGCATCGCCGGCAAGACCAGGCAGGCATCACCCACCCCAGGCCGGGACGACCCGGCCATTCCCTCGGGACCCGGCCGGGACGACCCGGCGCTTCAGACGGCTTGA